CAATCTCCATCAAGCTGTCTGCGTTACATCCAAGATACGAAGTCGCTAATGAAAGCCGCGTAATGACAGAGCTTTATTCATCCATTCTCAAATTGGCGAGTCGAGCGAGAGAGTTAAGTGTCGCAATTACTATAGATGCTGAAGAGATGGATAGACTTGAGCTCTCTTTACGACTTTTCAAAAAATTATATCAAAGCCCTGAAATTAAAGGGTGGGGTAAGTTTGGTCTTGTTATTCAGGCTTACGCCAAAAGGGCGTTACCGGTTTTAGTTTGGCTTAATAAACTTGCTAGCGATCAGGGAGATCTTATACCTGTTCGTTTGGTTAAAGGCGCTTATTGGGACAGTGAAATTAAATGGGCTCAACAATCTGGTTTTAACGATTATTCTGTATATACGCGCAAAGAATCGACGGATGTGGCTTATCTTGCTTGCGCTCGTTTTTTATTGAGTGAGCATGTTCGTGGAAATATTTTCCCGCAGTTTGCTAGCCACAATGCTCAGACAGTCACCTCAATCGCTGTGATGGCTAAGCACAAGGACTTTGAATTTCAGCGATTACATGGAATGGGAGAGTCTCTTTATCACCATGTAATTGATACGTATAAAGTCAATGTTCGTATTTATGCACCTGTTGGCAATCATAAGGATTTACTTCCTTACCTGGTGAGGCGTTTATTAGAAAATGGCGCAAATAGCTCATTTGTACACAGATTAGTGGATGCTCGGTGCCCAGTGGAAACACTAACGGAACATCCAGTAGATATGTTACTTGCTTGTCCTACATTACATAACAATAAAATACCGTTACCGTTGAACATTTTCCCAGAACGAAAAAATTCGGTTGGGGTAAACGTTGATATCGAAAGTGAATTAATACCGTTTGAAAAGAAAGTAAACGCTTACTTTGATAAGAAGTGGACTGCGGGTTCTGTTATTAATGGCGTCTCAATTTACGAAAGCATGATCAAGGAAGACGTTGAGCATGTAGTTATAACTTCGCCTTATGATCGTAATAAAGTGGTTGGAGATATTCAATTTTCCAGCCTTGATCATGTTTCCGAAGTTATTGAGATATCTGAGCATGCTTTCGGTGAATGGCAAGGGATTTCGGCTAGCCAACGAGGCCAATATTTAGAGAATCTAGCTAATTTGTTGGAGGATAATCTTGCTGAGCTGGTCGCATTATGTCACCACGAAGCAGGAAAGACGATCCATGACAGCATAGACGAAGTACGAGAAGCCGTAGATTTCTGTCGTTTTTATGCAAGGCAGCAGCATGTATTTGAATCAGAAACCTCAACTGGTTTTGACAGCTCGATACAGACTATTTCAAGAACCGGGTGCGGAGTCTATGTTTGCATCAGTCCTTGGAATTTTCCGTTAGCGATTTTTTTGGGGCAGGTTGCTGCGGCATTGATGGCGGGTAATACGGTAATAGCTAAGCCAGCTGAACAGACTTGTTTAATTGCCGCGAAAGCTTTTGATCTGATAGAGCTTGCTGGTTTTCCAAAAGGAGTGGCCCAATTGTTACTAGGACGCGGTGCAGATATCGGTGCAGCATTAACTAGCCATTCGGCTATTGCCGGAGTGGCATTTACCGGGTCTACAGAAACCGCGATGCGAATTAATCAATCATTGGCAAAAAGAGAGGCATCTCCAGTACCGTTTATTGCTGAAACAGGTGGTCAAAATGCAATGATTGTTGATAGTACGGCCTTACCAGAACAAGTTGTAAGAGATGTCATACGTTCAGCGTTTGCTTCTGCTGGTCAACGCTGTTCTGCGTTGCGTGTACTTTATGTTCAGGAAGATATTGCGGATAGAATTATCGAACTGATACAGGGTGCGATGGATGAATTGTGTGTGGGCTTACCGTATAAGCATAAGACCGATGTTGGCCCTGTGATTGATATGCTAGCAAAAAATAATTTGCTGGAACACATCGACGATATGAAAAAGACACAGACCTTGGTAAAAGAACTCAGCCTCCCAGTTGAATGCGATTCAGGTGATTTTGTACCACCTTGTGCATTTGAGATTGATAGTATCGCCGCGTTGTCCAAAGAGCACTTTGGTCCGGTTTTACATATTACTCGATTTAAAGCGCATGAAATTCAGCAAGTGGTAAATGAAATTAACCAAACCGGGTACGGTTTAACTATGGGTATACATAGTAGGAATGAGACTACTTATCGTTGGATAGAGAAAAATGCACGTGTAGGCAATTGTTATATTAACCGAGATCAAGTGGGTGCAGTTGTTGGCGTGCAACCATTCGGCGGACAAGGTTTATCAGGTACAGGGCCAAAGGCTGGAGGTCCTCATTATTTATACCGATTCACTCAAGCTAAAGTAGAAAAAGGGACCGTATTATGAGTCAGATAGATATTCATTTTAATAACTCTTTTGTAGCATGGGAAGAATGGAATTTAACCGAAGTAGACCGTCGTTACGAGAAGCTAGGTCGTTATGTTGCCAGTATGCCTGACAGTGTTATCTCAGCAGGGAAGTTTCAGTTTAATCATAGTAAAAAGGTGGCTTCTAAAGTACACCAACTTGTTGGTCCAACTGGAGAAACGAATGAATTATATGTTGCTGGACGAGGTGTTGCCGTATTGGTCGTCGATTCTACTCATAAAAATACTCATTGTGCGGCAGTAGCACTGATAGTGGCCATATTATCTGCTGGTAACAGTGCCATTCTTTGCTGTGATGATGATACTTTGTCGCAGTTATTGGTGAATGAAGTTAATAAAGAGGAATTACTTAGCAACGTGGTTCAATGCCTCCCTTTTAATAGTTATAAGGGGTTGCTTGCACAAGATATTAAGAACTTTGCCTATGTAGGTAGTGAGCGAGTAGAAAAAGAGATCAATCAGTTACTCGCTGTACGAACAGGTGCAATAACAGCACTTATATCGGAAACCGATCTTGAGCGGCTTCCACAGTCTCAAGATCCAAAACTGGTACTTCGTTTTATTACTGAGCGTACACGTACCATAAATATTACTGCCGTTGGCGGTAACGCAACGTTACTCGAAATGGGTAGCGGAACTAGTTAATCCCCCGTTCCTTTTTATACCCTCTCTCTAAATAGGGAGAGGGCATGGAAGAATTTTGAAATAGAGGATATTTTTAATGATAGAAAATAGCTTTGCTATTACAGCAACATTTGCTGCTTATTTAATTATGATGTTAGCGATTGGTTACTATGCCTACCAACGTACATCGAACTCGAGTGACTACTTTCTTGGTGGTCGTTCATTAGGTCCTTGGCCAGCCGCTTTATCTGCGGGTGCTTCTGATATGAGCGGTTGGCTTTTATTAGGTTTGCCGGGATATGCTTATGCTGCAGGTATTGAAGCCCTTTGGTTAGGCGGTGGATTACTAATTGGTACATGGGCGAATTGGTATATCAGTGCTAAGCGTTTGAGAACCTACAGTATTACAACTGAATCACTAACTATTCCTGAATTTTTAGCTCGTCGGTTTGATGATAAATCTAAGCTCATTCAAAGTATCTCTGCATTCTTTATTTTGTTGTTTTTCCTTTTTTATACCAGCTCTGGTTTGGTAGCAGGTGGTAAATTGTTTGAGACTGTATTTGGCCTTGATTATAGTTATGCCGTAGTCATAGGTGCTATCTGTGTAGTTTCTTATACCCTTTTTGGTGGGTTCCTCGCGGTATCTTGGACTGACTTGGTTCAAGGTTTACTCATGTCGGCCGCGTTACTAATTGTACCAATTGCAGCAATGCAAGGTGGTTTCGGTCAATTAACGGCTGATCTTGCGAATATAAATCCGGAGCTATTAACGCTTTGGAATGACTCTAAAGGGGAGCCTTTAACCGCTGTTGCGATAATCTCTTTGGTCGCTTGGGGTTTAGGTTATTTTGGTCAGCCTCATATTCTGGCACGTTTTAAAGCCACACGTACAAACAAAGATCTTACAGTGGCGCGTCGCATTGCCGTTGTGTGGTCGGGTATATCAATGGCGGGTGCATTGTTGGTTGGGCTGGTTGGGTTAATTTACGTAACCAATTCTCCAGCAGCAGAGTTAGCTGATGGCGAAAAAATCTTTATGATACTGGTGAATGCCATTTTCCATCCGGTTATCGCGGGAATTTTATTAGCTGCAATTCTTGCTGCCATAATGAGTACGGCGGACTCGCAGTTACTTGTATCTTCCTCTGCTTTAGCTGAAGACTTTTATAAACAAGTTTTCAAACCAAATGCTACGTCAGAAGAAGTTGTAAAAGTTGGACGTATTGGTGTTATTTTAATCTCTATTTTAGCTTTGGTTTTAGCGGCAAGCCCAGACAGTTCTGTTCTTGGTCTCGTTTCCTATGCATGGGCAGGGTTTGGTGCTGCATTTGGACCAGCTATTGTATTGAGCTTGTATTGGTCTCGTATGAATAGAAATGGAGCACTAGCGGGTATTGTGGTCGGAGGTATTACGATAGTTGTTTGGAAACAGCTTTCTGGTGGTTGGTTTGATGTGTATGAAATTGTACCAGGGATCATCTTCTCTACAATTGCGATTGTTGTGGGTAGCTTAGCGTCTGGTAAGCCAGAACAAGTGGTAAGTGAGCAACATAAGAAGTATCAAAAACTTCTAGTTGAGCTTGAATGATATTGATCTAGCTCAATTTTATTAAAAACTTTGATCCAAGGGGCAGAATTGACTGCCCTTTTTTTGTGACGAATTTCTTACATATAGAAAATAAATCAAAGTTTTTACGTTAATTTAATAAATCTTGAGGTTTTAGGTTTATTATTGTTTCTGTTTTTATAACTTATTCATATGTTTAGATTTTAGGAATCGACCATGCCAGATTTATTTTGTTCCGCGTGTAAAAGAACAACAGCTCATAAAACAATAATGTGCAAAAATCAGGCAGTACCAGATTCAACTATAGGGCAGTTATTTAGTTCAATAGGTCAAATATTTCGTGGTAATCACTATTATGATATGGAAGCAAAGCTGTTTTGCAGAGACTGCAATTGCCAACATATAGAATTAGACAGTGAAATGAGCCGGAGTAGTTTGAATGCCACTACACAGGTTAGCCTCAATTAATACTGCGTAATAGATATTATAGAGAAGCGGCAGAATTGACGAAAAAATCCAGATAGTTATCTATCTGGATTTTTTTCTTTTGTTTCTAAGGAAAGTCTTTATATTGGAACGATAGTTTATTGGAATAAGAAGGCTGAGCAAGGATATGGCTCAAAACTTAGATAGAACCGATCTGGATATTTTGCGTATTTTGCATAAAAAAGGTCGCCTCTCAATGGTCGAATTGGCAAAGCAAGTCCACCTAACCACATCACCGTGTTCAGATAGAGTCAAACGACTAGAAAAAGAAGGGTTTATAACAGGATATCATGCTGAAATTTGCCCAGAAAAACTAGGGTTAGATGTGCAAGTATTTATTCATATTCGTTTAGACCAATCTAGTTTTTCAATTTTTGATAAGTTTGCCAAGGCGGTTAACTTAATGCCCGAAATTGAGCAATGCTACTCATTGTCTGGCGATTTTGATGCCATGATTAAAATCCGCGTAAAGGATATGAAGGCGTACCAAGTATTTATGTCCCATAAATTGGGAACTTTACCTGGTGTTATTCAAACTCGCAGTGAAGTGGTTATTGGTGAGCATAAAAATAGCTTTGGTATCAATGCTGACATGATAACGTCATAGTTTTATTATTCGGGCACTCTGACTTCAAACGTTTTTCCGCCATACTGGTGAACTAAGTCATGTGCTCGAACAGTAACAGAGCGTACTTCTTGTGGAATATGGACACCAGCTAAACTTCTAGTGAAGGGTTGTTCGTTTTCATGTGGGTGATACAGGACTCTTGTACCTAATATATTGCCGTTATTATCAATAATGTCCCACTTATTTGCATAGTGCTCCCACCCGCTATCTGCATGTAGCACCGTGACATCGAAGCTATAGGTCTGAATTCCTGTTTTGTTTATTTTTACATTTACAACATCTGCCTCCCCTGCAAAAGAGGCAAATGGAATTAACAGGGCGGTAATTGTTATTGCCTTAGTACGAGCTTTCATCACCTATCTCCGAATATCTTCATTTGGTTTGGCTTTTATCTACTTTACACTGTAAATGAATCTTATTTTTTAAATAACTAGAGAGTTATGATAAAGATAGTTGAACTAAATCTAATTGCGAGTAGGTTTCTGCTTCTGGACCTTTAGCGATTAAGTCGATGACATGATAGTCTGACATATCGCCAAACTCGTTAGCTAAATAGGCTCTAAAAGCTTGTTCGTTCGGCCATTTACCCCGAACGATATACCCTTCTTCTCTATCAAAGTCTTCAGTTTCAAAAAATGAGAAATCAGTCATACCTATATTATGACAGTACAATACGAGATACATGCGAGGTCCTTTGGGTTGAATTGAATAAAAAGTTGATGAAAAAATACCTTCACTTTATCTTCTATCTAGTGTCAGTTTTGAGTGGTATCTTGTTGCTCTGTTGTTTTACTATAATAGTTACATGTTTACTAATTTAGTGGATATTTAAAGAATGAAGCTAATACGTTGTTTTATCCTTTTTTTGCTTTTACGTCTGTTGTTTATGCGAACCAAGTAGTCCAAGTAACCGTTATCGGTAATGAGTCAATGCCTTGGAACGGGATTGTAGATGGAAATCCATCTGGGATTACCGTCGATATATTAAATACTTCGACTTCATACGGCGCTCCTCACTTCAATTTCGAACTAGGAATTCCATGGCGTCGAGCGCAAGAAATGATTTTAAATATGAATAATGGAGAATTAGTGTTAATCGTACCATTAACTAGGACACCTACTAGAGAAGCAACATATAATTGGATTGCTCCTTTAGTAAAAAATGAAATGAATATAGTGTCTCTGACTACAGAAAAAATTACGACGTTAGCCCAAGCAAAAAATAAACATATTGGAGTAATACGTGGGTGGAATGCTATCCCTTACCTTGAGAAGTTGGGTTTTAGAGATCTCGAAGAAGCAAAAGATGGTGAAAAAAATATGGCTAAATTGATGCATCACCATATTGAAGGCGTCGGAGATTCTACCTTGGTTGCGCGTTATCAATGGAAAAAAATTGGTGGTAAATCTGAACATTTGTATGTTGGACCAAACATTTCAGAGTCAACTTATATATATGTAGCCGGAAATCATAGCTTTCCGAAAGAGGTTGCACAAACAATATACGCCGCTGTTGAAAAAATGAAAAATGATGGTGTTTTAGGTGAAATTATTAATAAGTGGGAGAAATAGCCTAGTAAAATACGTGTTGTTTTTTTTAAGAAGAAAGCACGTTAATGACATCCGTTATGTTTTTCACGACAAAATCAGCGATTTCAAAATCATTACTGACAATTTCTGGAATCGCAATCGTTGTAATCTGTGCTGCAACCGCTGACCTTACACCGGTTAAGCTGTCTTCAAGGGCGATGGTGTTTTTAGTTGAGGTATTTAGTCTCCTACATACCTCTAAATACACATCAGGTGATGGCTTACCATTATCTACTTCGTCTGCACTTAATGCGATTTCAAATACATGTGCTATTTCAAGTTTATGCAAAACAGCTGAGATAATTGGTGTGCTAGAAGAGGTAGCCAAGGCTATTCGATACGAATTTGATTGTAGAAAGTCTATTAATGTATAAATTCCATCTCTTGCTATAGCGTGAGAGCGAATTAGAAGGGCGGTTTTTTCTAGAAGTTGGTTTGCGAATTGCTCTGGGTTGGCGTCCAGTTTAAACATATTTATCCAGAGCAATGAAATATCGTCAATTCTCTTACCCATAGTGTGCTTAATGCAATCTTCAGCATTAATCGATATACCAAATTGACCCAACATTTCAATTTGGGCTCTTCTCCAATAAGGTTCAGAGTCGAGAAGAACGCCATCCATATCAAAGATAAATAGTTGTTTTTGTTTCATTTCATTGTCCAATTAAGTCGATGCTGGTTGAGATATTTTCAAATTTTGCTTTGACAAGCCTAAAAGGAATGAAGGATCTGGGCAATTGGCAAATAATTTGGCCTGATCTTTTTCACTCGTTGCTCCGTAAAAATCCCCCTTCCACCCAAACATATCTCGCATCACTTGAATATGTAGGTGAGGTGGCCAGCCGCCATTTACTGTCCTGTCTCCGATACGAGCAAATTCTTGTCCACGTGAGATTATCTGTCCTATTTCTAATCCTTCTATAGAGTCAAGAGAGAGGTGACCAAACAACGAATAGAATTCATCATTATCAATAGTGTGTTTTAGAATGATTGTTGGGCCATAGTCGAATGGTAAATCGTTATAGTTAAAACTGTGTACAATCCCTTCAAGTGGTGCGTAGACATGTGTTCCAGCGGCTACCCAAAGATCAATGCCAAGATGGCGATCTCTCACCTCGGATGCTGGTAGATCTGAAAAGTGAGCTGCATTGCGATAGGTTGCTCTTTTTTCCCTATAACCACCAATAGCGACGGTATACGATTCATTGAAATGCGAATTAACAAACTTATCTAAATAATCAGGTTCACTGGTTCTAATGAAGTGCAATTTAGGATTTTGCTCGGAAAGATCGATTGGCACCCAATTCTCTTTCGGGTGTGTGTCACCAAAAATCGGGAAGTACTGTTGGGCCATTACACTATCCTTGTGCTAATAAATTTTGAACTAGAGTGATAGTTCTACCATTATTTGAACGTCTCTGAAAGAGTTGATTCCAGCAACAATATAACGATATCTCTACCAGTCCTTTTGATTATGGAACCCATTATTTTGCAAATTCCCTTTTTGGGTAAACAGAGAAACATTCAAGCTAATGGTTAACATCAAATAAGGGAACGCTATTCGGTGTTAGAATGCGCCGCTTGGGGTTGAGCTAAAGCCATTAATCACCATTACCTTGTTTTTTATGGTGAGGCTAGCCAATCAAGTAGTAATTGCATATGGAGTTGGTCTTTATATCCGTTCATTCGGATATGTGAACATCATAATTTATGGTTTTAAAATCAAAAAAGTACAGTATTGAATCTACAGATTATCAAGTTGGTCAAGATAACATTAGTAAATGGGGTATGGACGTCCATAACACAGTTTTCATAACCTCACTCGGCTTATCTATTCTCTTCATTGTCACTCTTCTCGCATTACCACCAGCAGATGCAAAAGCAGCTATTGATTTCATTAAGGGTGCTGCGTTGTCAA
The DNA window shown above is from Vibrio algarum and carries:
- the putA gene encoding bifunctional proline dehydrogenase/L-glutamate gamma-semialdehyde dehydrogenase PutA, which encodes MFRAIDVLATGLVDKSIDEIWSLISPLYMVDESRWLSELIPMATPLVNEKEQIRQQTTSLIESIRADKKSIQMIDALLLEYSLDTQEGILLMCLAEALMRIPDSATADALIKDKLTVADWKSHLQGSDSVFVNASTWGLMLTGKVVGLSELEAKSPTSAVSRLVNKMSEPIIRQAMHQAMKIMGHQFVLGRTIKEAQKNGKVNQDKGYDFSFDMLGEAALITKDAEKYFNEYLSAIEAIGKSNPRGELTTASISIKLSALHPRYEVANESRVMTELYSSILKLASRARELSVAITIDAEEMDRLELSLRLFKKLYQSPEIKGWGKFGLVIQAYAKRALPVLVWLNKLASDQGDLIPVRLVKGAYWDSEIKWAQQSGFNDYSVYTRKESTDVAYLACARFLLSEHVRGNIFPQFASHNAQTVTSIAVMAKHKDFEFQRLHGMGESLYHHVIDTYKVNVRIYAPVGNHKDLLPYLVRRLLENGANSSFVHRLVDARCPVETLTEHPVDMLLACPTLHNNKIPLPLNIFPERKNSVGVNVDIESELIPFEKKVNAYFDKKWTAGSVINGVSIYESMIKEDVEHVVITSPYDRNKVVGDIQFSSLDHVSEVIEISEHAFGEWQGISASQRGQYLENLANLLEDNLAELVALCHHEAGKTIHDSIDEVREAVDFCRFYARQQHVFESETSTGFDSSIQTISRTGCGVYVCISPWNFPLAIFLGQVAAALMAGNTVIAKPAEQTCLIAAKAFDLIELAGFPKGVAQLLLGRGADIGAALTSHSAIAGVAFTGSTETAMRINQSLAKREASPVPFIAETGGQNAMIVDSTALPEQVVRDVIRSAFASAGQRCSALRVLYVQEDIADRIIELIQGAMDELCVGLPYKHKTDVGPVIDMLAKNNLLEHIDDMKKTQTLVKELSLPVECDSGDFVPPCAFEIDSIAALSKEHFGPVLHITRFKAHEIQQVVNEINQTGYGLTMGIHSRNETTYRWIEKNARVGNCYINRDQVGAVVGVQPFGGQGLSGTGPKAGGPHYLYRFTQAKVEKGTVL
- a CDS encoding substrate-binding periplasmic protein; amino-acid sequence: MPWNGIVDGNPSGITVDILNTSTSYGAPHFNFELGIPWRRAQEMILNMNNGELVLIVPLTRTPTREATYNWIAPLVKNEMNIVSLTTEKITTLAQAKNKHIGVIRGWNAIPYLEKLGFRDLEEAKDGEKNMAKLMHHHIEGVGDSTLVARYQWKKIGGKSEHLYVGPNISESTYIYVAGNHSFPKEVAQTIYAAVEKMKNDGVLGEIINKWEK
- a CDS encoding Lrp/AsnC family transcriptional regulator; its protein translation is MAQNLDRTDLDILRILHKKGRLSMVELAKQVHLTTSPCSDRVKRLEKEGFITGYHAEICPEKLGLDVQVFIHIRLDQSSFSIFDKFAKAVNLMPEIEQCYSLSGDFDAMIKIRVKDMKAYQVFMSHKLGTLPGVIQTRSEVVIGEHKNSFGINADMITS
- the putP gene encoding sodium/proline symporter PutP; this encodes MIENSFAITATFAAYLIMMLAIGYYAYQRTSNSSDYFLGGRSLGPWPAALSAGASDMSGWLLLGLPGYAYAAGIEALWLGGGLLIGTWANWYISAKRLRTYSITTESLTIPEFLARRFDDKSKLIQSISAFFILLFFLFYTSSGLVAGGKLFETVFGLDYSYAVVIGAICVVSYTLFGGFLAVSWTDLVQGLLMSAALLIVPIAAMQGGFGQLTADLANINPELLTLWNDSKGEPLTAVAIISLVAWGLGYFGQPHILARFKATRTNKDLTVARRIAVVWSGISMAGALLVGLVGLIYVTNSPAAELADGEKIFMILVNAIFHPVIAGILLAAILAAIMSTADSQLLVSSSALAEDFYKQVFKPNATSEEVVKVGRIGVILISILALVLAASPDSSVLGLVSYAWAGFGAAFGPAIVLSLYWSRMNRNGALAGIVVGGITIVVWKQLSGGWFDVYEIVPGIIFSTIAIVVGSLASGKPEQVVSEQHKKYQKLLVELE
- a CDS encoding 1-pyrroline-5-carboxylate dehydrogenase, producing the protein MSQIDIHFNNSFVAWEEWNLTEVDRRYEKLGRYVASMPDSVISAGKFQFNHSKKVASKVHQLVGPTGETNELYVAGRGVAVLVVDSTHKNTHCAAVALIVAILSAGNSAILCCDDDTLSQLLVNEVNKEELLSNVVQCLPFNSYKGLLAQDIKNFAYVGSERVEKEINQLLAVRTGAITALISETDLERLPQSQDPKLVLRFITERTRTINITAVGGNATLLEMGSGTS
- a CDS encoding peptidoglycan DD-metalloendopeptidase family protein yields the protein MAQQYFPIFGDTHPKENWVPIDLSEQNPKLHFIRTSEPDYLDKFVNSHFNESYTVAIGGYREKRATYRNAAHFSDLPASEVRDRHLGIDLWVAAGTHVYAPLEGIVHSFNYNDLPFDYGPTIILKHTIDNDEFYSLFGHLSLDSIEGLEIGQIISRGQEFARIGDRTVNGGWPPHLHIQVMRDMFGWKGDFYGATSEKDQAKLFANCPDPSFLLGLSKQNLKISQPAST
- a CDS encoding HAD family hydrolase; translation: MKQKQLFIFDMDGVLLDSEPYWRRAQIEMLGQFGISINAEDCIKHTMGKRIDDISLLWINMFKLDANPEQFANQLLEKTALLIRSHAIARDGIYTLIDFLQSNSYRIALATSSSTPIISAVLHKLEIAHVFEIALSADEVDNGKPSPDVYLEVCRRLNTSTKNTIALEDSLTGVRSAVAAQITTIAIPEIVSNDFEIADFVVKNITDVINVLSS